From a single Brassica napus cultivar Da-Ae chromosome C9, Da-Ae, whole genome shotgun sequence genomic region:
- the LOC106424726 gene encoding COX assembly mitochondrial protein 2 — protein sequence MGSYVEQARENHVKKKVEEALRSKMKAKALNECDQYVSKYAECATGRTFSVVWTCRKQAKELNTCLHQFTNDKVLEEMKREYMIQEEGKISASTA from the exons ATGGGGAGCTATGTGGAGCAAGCTCGTGAGAATCACGTCAAGAAGAAGGTCGAAGAAG CGCTGCGTAGCAAGATGAAGGCAAAGGCATTAAACGAATGTGATCAGTACGTCTCCAAGTATGCTGAATGCGCCACCGGAAGAACCTTCTCTGTTGTGTGGACATGTCGTAAGCAAGCTAAAGAGCTCAACACTTGCCTCCATCAGTT CACCAATGACAAAGTGTTGGAAGAAATGAAGAGAGAGTACATGATTCAAGAAGAGGGAAAAATCTCAGCGTCCACCGCATAA
- the LOC106424722 gene encoding T-complex protein 1 subunit zeta 2, translating to MSVRVLNPNAEVLNKTAALHMTINAAKGLQDVLKSNLGPKGTIKMLVGGSGDIKLTKDGNTLLKEMQIQNPTAIMIARTAVAQDDISGDGTTSTVIFIGELMKQSERCIDEGMHPRVLVDGFEIAKRATLQFLENFKTPVVMGDEPDKEILKMVARTTLRTKLYEGLADQLTEIVVNSVLCIRKPEEGIDLFMVEIMHMRHKFDVDTRLVEGLVLDHGSRHPDMKRRAENCHILTCNVSLEYEKSEINAGFFYSNAEQREAMVTAERRSVDERVQKIIDLKKKVCAGNDNNFVIINQKGIDPPSLDLLAREGIIALRRAKRRNMERLVLACGGEAVNSVDDLTPESLGWAGLVYEHVLGEEKYTFVEQVKNPYSCTILIKGPNDHTIAQIKDAVRDGLRSVKNTIEDECVVLGAGAFEVAARQHLLNEVKKTVQGRAQLGVEAFANALLVVPKTLAENAGLDTQDVIISLTSEHDKGNVVGLNLQDGEPIDPQLAGIFDNYSVKRQLINSGPVIASQLLLVDEVIRAGRNMRKPTA from the exons ATGTCTGTGCGAGTTCTGAACCCTAATGCAGAGGTGCTCAACAAAACGGCGGCGCTTCATATGACAATCAACGCCGCCAAGGGCTTGCAAGATGTACTCAAATCAAATCTCGGTCCTAAGGGAACCATCAAGAT GCTTGTTGGTGGATCTGGAGATATCAAGCTTACCAAGGATGGGAACACTCTATTGAAGGAGATG CAAATTCAGAATCCGACGGCTATTATGATTGCGAGGACAGCTGTTGCGCAGGATGACATTAGTGGTGATGGTACTACTTCCACTGTTATCTTCATTGGTGAGCTCATGAAGCAGTCCGAACGCTGCATTGATGAAG GAATGCATCCACGTGTCTTAGTTGATGGTTTTGAGATTGCCAAGAGAGCTACGCTTCAATTCCTTGAGAACTTCAAGACCCCTGTGGTTATGGGTGATGAGCCTGATAAAGAGATCCTCAAAATGGTCGCCAGAACGACACTTAGAACAAAG CTGTACGAAGGCTTGGCTGACCAACTGACTGAAATTGTCGTTAATTCA GTTCTCTGTATCCGGAAGCCTGAGGAAGGTATTGATCTGTTTATGGTGGAGATAATGCACATGCGCCACAAATTCGATGTCGACACAAGATTG GTTGAGGGGCTTGTTCTAGATCATGGTTCAAGGCACCCTGATATGAAACGACGTGCAGAGAATTGCCACATCCTAACTTGCAATGTGTCGCTGGAGTATGAGAAGAG CGAAATTAATGCAGGGTTTTTCTACTCTAATGCGGAGCAGAGGGAAGCCATGGTTACTGCCGAGAGGCGATCTGTTGATGAAAGAGTTCAGAAAATTATCGATCTCAAGAAAAAG GTGTGTGCTGGTAATGATAACAACTTTGTTATCATAAACCAAAAGGGTATCGACCCACCGTCATTGGATCTTCTTGCTAGAGAAGGG ATTATTGCCCTTAGAAGAGCAAAGAGGAGGAACATGGAACGTTTAGTTTTGGCCTGTGGTGGAGAAGCTGTGAATTCTGTTGACGACTTGACCCCTGAGTCGCTTGGATGGGCTGGACTTGTCTATGAGCACGTTCTCGGGGAGGAAAAGTACACCTTCGTGGAGCAAGTGAAGAATCCTTATTCATGTACCATTCTCATCAAAG GGCCTAATGACCACACCATTGCTCAAATTAAGGATGCGGTTCGTGATGGTCTAAGATCGGTCAAAAACACCATAGAAGACGAGTGTGTTGTGTTA GGAGCAGGAGCTTTTGAAGTTGCAGCAAGACAGCACTTACTCAATGAAGTCAAGAAAACTGTTCAAGGG CGGGCCCAACTTGGCGTTGAAGCTTTTGCTAATGCCCTTCTTGTGGTGCCTAAGACACTTGCAGAAAACGCAGGTCTTGACACCCAAGACGTGATCATTTCTCTTACG AGTGAGCATGACAAAGGAAACGTAGTGGGATTGAACCTTCAGGATGGTGAACCAATTGACCCACAGCTCGCTGGTATCTTCGACAACTACTCAGTGAAACGCCAACTTATCAACTCAGG GCCAGTGATTGCATCGCAGTTGCTTTTGGTGGACGAAGTGATTCGCGCAGGAAGAAATATGAGGAAGCCTACTGCTTGA
- the LOC106424723 gene encoding ultraviolet-B receptor UVR8: MASATSVIAWGSGEDGQLGLGTYEEKEWACVVEALDPFAVRSVVGGSRNSLAICDGGKLFTWGWNQRGTLGHPPEKKTESVPSLVKSLANVKITQAAIGGWHCLAVDDQGRAYAWGGNEYGQCGEEPSKDESGRPVRRDIVIPKRCAPKLTVRQVAAGGTHSVVLTREGSVWTWGQPWPPGDIKQISVPVRVQGLENVRLIAVGAFHNLALKEDGTLWAWGNNEYGQLGTGDTQPRSHPIPVQGLDDLTLVDIAAGGWHSTALTEEGEVYAWGRGEHGRLGFGDNDKSSKMVAQKVNLLAGEDIIQVSCGGTHSVALTRDGRIFSFGRGDHGRLGYGRKVTTGQPLELPIDIPPPEGQFNHADEEEDGKWIAKFVACGGRHTLAIMEWKADQEEEETE; the protein is encoded by the exons ATGGCTTCAGCTACTTCCGTCATAGCTTG GGGCTCTGGAGAAGATGGGCAGCTAGGACTTGGAACTTACGAAGAAAAGGAATGGGCTTGCGTTGTTGAGGCTCTTGACCCTTTTGCCGTTCGCTCCGTCGTCGGAGGTAGCCGCAACTCCCTCGCCATTTGCGATGGTGGCAAG ctGTTTACATGGGGTTGGAATCAAAGGGGTACATTAGGACACCCACCAGAGAAGAAAACGGAAAGCGTCCCTAGTCTTGTTAAGTCTCTCGCCAATGTCAAGATTACACAG GCTGCTATTGGTGGTTGGCATTGTTTAGCTGTTGATGATCAAGGCCGAGCTTATGCCTGGG GGGGAAACGAATATGGGCAGTGTGGTGAAGAGCCTTCCAAGGACGAGTCAGGTAGGCCTGTTCGTAGAGATATTGTAATCCCTAAGCGTTGTGCCCCTAAACTTACCGTCCGTCAG GTAGCTGCAGGAGGTACTCACTCTGTGGTTCTAACCCGTGAAGGTTCTGTCTGGACTTGGGGTCAGCCTTGGCCTCCCGGTGACAT AAAACAGATATCTGTTCCGGTAAGAGTTCAGGGTCTTGAAAACGTTCGTCTGATTGCTGTTGGAGCATTTCATAACTTGGCTCTCAAAGAAGATGGGACTTTGTGGGCTTGGGGTAATAATGAATATGGACAACTTGGTACCGGAGATACCCAACCTAGATCTCATCCTATTCCAGTTCAAGGCCTCGATGATCTCACTTTG GTTGATATAGCTGCTGGAGGATGGCATTCAACAGCTTTAACCGAAGAAGGAGAG GTGTATGCTTGGGGGAGAGGAGAACATGGAAGGCTTGGGTTTGGTGACAATGACAAGAGCAGCAAAATGGTTGCGCAGAAAGTTAATCTCTTAGCTGGAGAAGACATCATTCAG GTCTCATGTGGTGGAACTCATTCAGTTGCTTTGACAAGAGACGGTAGGATCTTCTCG TTTGGTCGAGGAGACCATGGTAGACTCGGGTACGGAAGAAAAGTGACAACGGGACAGCCATTAGAGCTTCCTATAGACATTCCACCACCTGAAGGACAGTTTAACCATGctgatgaagaagaggatggAAAGTGGATAGCTAAGTTTGTGGCATGTGGTGGTCGACACACTCTAGCTATTATGGAATGGAAGGCTGATCAAGAGGAGGAGGAAACAGAATAA